Below is a genomic region from Vibrio cortegadensis.
TTACGTACTTATTAGTGAATTCATTGGAATTTCTATTATATGGTTATTAATGAAGGGGGTTCGTTAAGTGCCATTTTCACAAGTACACATATTTTTATTTCTTGTTCTAATCTGTTTTGGTGTGTTGTGTTTGCTATTTTTTGCTTACAAAACATCTAAGCGTGAAAGCCTTTTAACTAAATTCACCTTAAACCAAAATTCACATGAATCGAGTCAAAATAAGCCGACTTTAGAAAAGTTGGGACACCAAGTATCGTCTCTAATTTCTACCAACCAAGAAGAAGTCTCTAGCAAGTTTTATGCAGCCGGTTTTTATAACTTTAAGCTCGCGAGTCTTTATATGCCATTTAAATACTCTTTACTTCTTTTTGGCGCAGGATTTATATATTGGTATGGTCTCCAGCAACAGCTTGAGTTATCCACTTTAGTCGCTATCGGTGCAACATGGCTAGTCTTATGTATCATCGTTCCTGATGCTATTTTAGATTCTCGCTCAAAGGCGTTAAGAAACAAAATCTCTAATCAATTACCTTATTTGTTAGATCTAATGGCGGTGTGTGTTCAGACTGGTATGACGATTGAATCTGCAATGAGTTACTTGGCAAAAGAGATGAAAGGTTTTGATAAAGATATTAGTCATTTCTTAAATAAAACCAATGACCGTTCTAGAATTGTCGGTTTAGATAAAGCTCTTGATGAATTATATGCTGAGATTCCATCGAATGAGATGCGCAGTTTCGTAATGACTCTTAAGCAAAGTTTGCAATATGGAACATCAGTTTATCAAGTATTAACAACATTATCGGCTGATATCCGTGAAGTTCAAATGTTAGGTATTGAAGAGAAGATTGGTAAATTGGCAGCCAAAATGTCTATACCTTTGATTGTCTTCATTATGTTGCCGATTGTAATTTTAATTGCGGCTCCTGGAGTTATGAGGATGATGTCTGGTGTATAGATCAATCATTTTAAGCGTATTGTTAGTGACATTAGTTGGTTGTTCCTCAACGAAGAGCTTGGATAACCATAAAACCAAAGAGAGTATGCTGATAAAAACTAATAACTATGATCAGTTGGTTTTACTCTATAAGGAACAGCTAAAGATAAAGGAAAATAAAGCAACCCGTGTCAAATTAGCCGATGCATATTTGAATTCAGGTGACGCAGAGTCTGCTCTGTTTATTATATCGCCTATAGCTTTGGCCACTGATGCAGACGTTGATGTGTTATTGATACAGGCGCACAGCGAATATGAATTAGGAAGTTATGACCGTGCACTTGCTACAGCAGAAAGAGCACATAGTATTAGTAAAAATAATGCTGATATTGAGAATTTGCTTGGTGTGATATATGCCGGAAGAGAAGATTACGTCAAAGCAAGAGAGTATTTTAACCTTGCTCGTACCCATCTATATGATGATATCAAGATAAAAAATAACCTAGCGGTATTAGATATCATTGAAGGACAGTATAAACAAGCAGTACAAAAATTACTGCCGATCTATTTGAACGAAGATGCGGATGATCAATTGAAAGCCAATTTAACTTTAGCGATGGCAAAGCTGGGCAATTTTGAATACGTGAAATCTATTTTGGGTTCAAAGTATGACGATGTTGAAGTTTTTGAGCACTTTTCCGCGTTAAAAGGCATTGAACGCATAAAGGATAGTGATGTCATTCTTCAGACACAACCTATCAGCTTAGGTAAAGAGAATGAAAAAGAGTAAAGGTGTCGCTTCTATAGAGTTTGTACTGGGTTTCATGGCCTTTTGGCTGATGTGTATGGCCTGGGTGGAAATGAGTTATATGTCTTATGTTTCTGCCATCGGCGATTTAGCTGTTTCGGAAGCCGCTCGCGACTCGAAAACACATGATCGTGATTACATGCAAGCATTCCAAAATTCTATTAATAAGAGTGATTCACTGTGGGCTGGAGTGGTCGATGGGAGTAATTTTCGGTTATCTATTCAATATTTAGGGTCTGTTAATGATCTTGAGAACATGGTTGATCCATGTGTTATACCAGATGGTGATAATAGCCAAGAGTGCGGTATAGCAAAAGATTCCTCGATCGCCGTCTATCGAATTGACTATGACTTTAACTCAATTTTTACTTATTTCATGGACAGCACCTCGATATTTAGTCGTGAAGTTATTGTGATACAGGAGTATGAGCGTGACTCTTTTGAAGTTAAATAATTTACGATCTAAACAGAAGGGTAATTTTAGTGTTGAGTTTGCAATCGTAGGTTTGTTTTTCAGTCTGCTCATAGTTTTTAGTGGTGATGTCATCATTAAGCTATCGATTAAAGGTAAGTTAGATAGGCTTTCATACTCTTTAGTCAACGTATTAAAAGAGCGTACACAGTTGTATTCAGAGGACTATCAAATAACGTCAAATGAAGCTCGCGGGATGATGACAATAGGTGGGAATTCGCTTTCAAGAACGTTATCTACCTATGATCCGACTAAGTTTGGCGCTTTAGTTGAAGAGTTAACATTTAGAGGGATAAGTGCCCCTAACCCTCAAAAGGAATATAGATTTGGCGGGATTACTTGTAATGTCAGTAAGCCGTTATCTGAGCTACAGCACTTATCTGTAATTACGTCGTGGGAAAGGCAAGCGAGTCTTTATCGCGTTACTTTTTGTTATGAAACCGACAATTGGATTGGTGATTTGCTCGGGACGGAATTTACGAGAGTGAGTTCTTCTTCAGTGATGATAGGCAGGTAATGACGATTATGCATTTAAAACGTAAGCAGTCTGGACATGCAGCGTTACTATTCGCAATGTTAATTCCTACTTTGTTCGGAATTTTCACACTAGCGAGTGACGGTGCGAGAGCGCTTCAATCAAAAGCAAGAATTGAAGATGCGGCTGAAGTGGCATCACTCGCTATTGCTGCACATAATGCTGAGAATAAAGACAGTACAGGTATAGGTAGCGGAAGTCTCACCAACCGAAAAATTGCAACTGATTATATTGAGCAATATATGGTTGATATGACTCAAGTATCTGACTTAAAAATATATAAGCATAATTGTGAGGAAATCTCTGAATGTAGAGAAGGTTTAACTAGGGGAGAAGCTCGCTTTTTCCAATATGAAGTACAAGCAAAAACAAAACATACTTCTTGGTTCCCAGGTAATGATGCCATTCAAGGTTTTGGTGAAACGTTTGATGTTGCCGGTGCTGCGGTAGCAAGGAAATATCAAAGTGAAGCTGTTGATGTTGTGTTTGCCGCAGATTTTTCAGGGTCCATGAATGGGGGATGGGGCGGGAGCAGTCAACGGAAATACAGAGATCTCATCGACATTATTAAAGACGTAACAGTTGAATTAAAACGATTTAATGATTTAGAAGATGGTAATGATAATAAAATTGCTATATCGCCTTTTAATTATTATACCTATAGCACTCGTAGTGATAACAATAAAAAGAAGTGTGATTTGTCGCAAGACTATTATTCAAGAGGTTCTTTTGACGCAAAAACAACAGTTGATAATTTGTGGAAAGAGAAAGGAAATGAGACAAGCTATAATCATTGTAAGGGAAAAAATAATAAGCTTCAGTTCAAAGACTTATTTCTAACTTCGGATTTCTCTGCATTCAATACTTCGGTGGGCTCGTTCTATCCCAATGGTGGAACAACATCTTATCAATCTATTATTAGAAGTGCGCAGATGCTACGTAAAGGTGTTAATTCACGCCGTCTATTAATTGTTATCTCTGATGGAGATGATTCTGGCTATTTCAAAACGTATCATCAGAGCTTAGTCCAAGAAGGGATGTGCACAAAAATTCTCCAAGGTCTCGGAACGGGTATGTCTTCTGATGGCAAACCAATTAGAGCTAGGATGGCAGTGATTGGGTTTGATTATGAGCCTAAAAATAACAAAGCACTTCAAAACTGTGTCGGTGCAAAAAATGTTTATAAAGCCGAAAACCGAGATGAAATATTGAACCAAATATTAGAGCTAATTACAGAAGAGATAGGCCACCTTAAGTGATAAAATTATTTTGTAAAACAGCAGCTGTGTTACTGTTGTTATTTTCAGCCTATGTGACGGCAGGGACGGCTAGAACGTATATTTTTATTAATAGTGACATACCGAAACATCAGAATACTATAAATCAGTTAAATAGTATTATTCGGAAGTCTAATTCACTAGAAGATAGAATTTTTATAATTGATATTGCAGAGGAAGAGAAAGAGTTTCGAGGGGAAATAACCTATGTTCATGATACAACAGGATATTATTTAGCGGAATTTATGCCTCTGGAAATACCAGAAGTTATTGAAGTGTTTGACGACGAAGTTGTACAGCATTATCGCCTTGATTTTTATGGATTAAAATTAATTAACCACCTTGTTACTGAGTCTTTGGAGAATGAAAATGATTAGAAAACTTGCCACAGTATGTATATTACTCAGTACAAGTACACTGACGCATGCAAATAATATTGATAATCAAGCACTAAGTTACTACTGCGGTGGTGATAAGGTAGAATATGAAAAAAACATTTCTGTAGGTAAAGGAACTCGTGTTATTTTAAATGAAGGGCCTTTCTATCAAATAGAACAAACGGGAGAGTACGATCCGACTCTTGATTTTATTAATAAACAAGTGGTTAGCTCGGGTGTTAGCTCTGATTGTTCTGAATTTTTACTTGCAAATGGGCAATTCAAACCAATTAATGATGGTGGTGTGATTGCTAGAGTGTATTTTGATTTCAACAAATCAACACTTACCGATAAATCTAAGTATGTTTTAGATAATATTCAGCGAATGATTAAAAATAATAATCAAAACTTAAATCTGGAAGGGCATACAGATTCTGTTGGTTCGAAAGCCTACAACTTTTCGTTAGGGCTAAAACGCTCTAAAGCGGTTGAAGAGTACTTGGTAAAGAAAGGCATCAGCAAAAACGCGTTATCAACTTCATCTAAAGGTGAAAATGAACCATTAGTTTCAAATGATACCGCTAAAGATCGTGATCAAAACCGTCGTGTAGAAATACAATAAGTAATAATGATAATGCCACATTCTATTGTGGCATTATTACTTTTGAGCCATTACGTATGTCTGTTTTGATGTCTTCGCTTGGTACATTGCCAAGTCTGCTTGATGTATCACATCATACATTTCTGATTTACCCGCTACGAAATTTGCACTGCCGATACTAATCGTTACTGAAAATTCGTGGTTTTCATAATTTACATTTCTACTAACATTTTCATTTAATGATGTAGCAAGAGTAGTCAATTCATCATCGGATAAGATCTTATTCGTTAAAATGATAAACTCATCGCCACCGAGTCTATAGACTTCTCCTATCTTGTCTAAAGTAACATTGATCCTTTTTGCGACAGTTGC
It encodes:
- a CDS encoding type II secretion system F family protein; amino-acid sequence: MLFFAYKTSKRESLLTKFTLNQNSHESSQNKPTLEKLGHQVSSLISTNQEEVSSKFYAAGFYNFKLASLYMPFKYSLLLFGAGFIYWYGLQQQLELSTLVAIGATWLVLCIIVPDAILDSRSKALRNKISNQLPYLLDLMAVCVQTGMTIESAMSYLAKEMKGFDKDISHFLNKTNDRSRIVGLDKALDELYAEIPSNEMRSFVMTLKQSLQYGTSVYQVLTTLSADIREVQMLGIEEKIGKLAAKMSIPLIVFIMLPIVILIAAPGVMRMMSGV
- a CDS encoding tetratricopeptide repeat protein, whose translation is MLIKTNNYDQLVLLYKEQLKIKENKATRVKLADAYLNSGDAESALFIISPIALATDADVDVLLIQAHSEYELGSYDRALATAERAHSISKNNADIENLLGVIYAGREDYVKAREYFNLARTHLYDDIKIKNNLAVLDIIEGQYKQAVQKLLPIYLNEDADDQLKANLTLAMAKLGNFEYVKSILGSKYDDVEVFEHFSALKGIERIKDSDVILQTQPISLGKENEKE
- a CDS encoding TadE/TadG family type IV pilus assembly protein, translating into MKKSKGVASIEFVLGFMAFWLMCMAWVEMSYMSYVSAIGDLAVSEAARDSKTHDRDYMQAFQNSINKSDSLWAGVVDGSNFRLSIQYLGSVNDLENMVDPCVIPDGDNSQECGIAKDSSIAVYRIDYDFNSIFTYFMDSTSIFSREVIVIQEYERDSFEVK
- the tadF gene encoding tight adherence pilus pseudopilin TadF, encoding MSVTLLKLNNLRSKQKGNFSVEFAIVGLFFSLLIVFSGDVIIKLSIKGKLDRLSYSLVNVLKERTQLYSEDYQITSNEARGMMTIGGNSLSRTLSTYDPTKFGALVEELTFRGISAPNPQKEYRFGGITCNVSKPLSELQHLSVITSWERQASLYRVTFCYETDNWIGDLLGTEFTRVSSSSVMIGR
- a CDS encoding TadE/TadG family type IV pilus assembly protein — encoded protein: MTIMHLKRKQSGHAALLFAMLIPTLFGIFTLASDGARALQSKARIEDAAEVASLAIAAHNAENKDSTGIGSGSLTNRKIATDYIEQYMVDMTQVSDLKIYKHNCEEISECREGLTRGEARFFQYEVQAKTKHTSWFPGNDAIQGFGETFDVAGAAVARKYQSEAVDVVFAADFSGSMNGGWGGSSQRKYRDLIDIIKDVTVELKRFNDLEDGNDNKIAISPFNYYTYSTRSDNNKKKCDLSQDYYSRGSFDAKTTVDNLWKEKGNETSYNHCKGKNNKLQFKDLFLTSDFSAFNTSVGSFYPNGGTTSYQSIIRSAQMLRKGVNSRRLLIVISDGDDSGYFKTYHQSLVQEGMCTKILQGLGTGMSSDGKPIRARMAVIGFDYEPKNNKALQNCVGAKNVYKAENRDEILNQILELITEEIGHLK
- a CDS encoding OmpA family protein; translation: MIRKLATVCILLSTSTLTHANNIDNQALSYYCGGDKVEYEKNISVGKGTRVILNEGPFYQIEQTGEYDPTLDFINKQVVSSGVSSDCSEFLLANGQFKPINDGGVIARVYFDFNKSTLTDKSKYVLDNIQRMIKNNNQNLNLEGHTDSVGSKAYNFSLGLKRSKAVEEYLVKKGISKNALSTSSKGENEPLVSNDTAKDRDQNRRVEIQ